The following are encoded together in the Gemmatimonadaceae bacterium genome:
- the leuS gene encoding leucine--tRNA ligase, translated as MTEVTQSTPDSATEPSGYDPAVVERKWQTRWEERGTNHTDLDGGARPFYALMMFPYPSAEGLHVGNLFAFTGNDIYGRFQRLQGHTVFEPIGFDAFGIHSENYALKVGINPRELIPRNIANFRRQLKRAGLMIDWRHELSTTDPSYYKWTQWIFLELFKRGLAYRGRAAVNWCPKDKTVLANEQVIAGACERCGTKVEQRFLEQWFFAITKYAERLLANLGWIDWSESTTTAQRNWIGRSDGAEIVFRVQDLLEMAGAATVGLNVMATTAELNALATDIKVFTTRPDTIFGATYLVLAPEHPLVDALTTDEQRSEVNAYRASATKQDIVTRKVNKEKTGVFTGAYATNPATGHPIPIWIADYVLMEYGTGAIMAVPGHDERDFEFAKAFGLPVVRVVAPRGAPAAHVDSQNRDEHPPLEEPYLDTENAHLVHSRQFNGLSVEDAKHAIVAWLAEHGHAQPIVNYRLHDWCVSRQRYWGPPIPIIHCDKCGPVAVPEKDLPVELPNVEDFRPDDSGLSPLARVESWYRVPCPQCGAQARRETDVSDTFLDSAWYFLRYPSSDVSDRPFDARMTQKWLPVNSYIGGNEHAVLHLLYSRFVTMVLHDAKHLDFEEPYAKFRAHGMIIREGAKMSKSRGNVVNPDEYIERWGADSFRTYLMFLGPYEEGGDFRDQSIAGVRRFLDRLWASAHDARRTGAPDEPVMRKLHQTIRKVSEDTSRLQYNTAIAAMMEYINVVRAKERTPHIDEVMPLVQLVSPFAPHIAEELWERLGGRSSIFDAGWPAFDPSLAAEELATVAVQVNGKLRGTIRLAPDMGQEDAVAAALADPAIAKFVPGPPKKVVYKPGRILSLTVVGR; from the coding sequence ATGACTGAAGTGACGCAATCCACTCCGGATTCGGCCACGGAGCCCTCCGGCTACGATCCTGCCGTCGTCGAAAGGAAATGGCAGACCCGATGGGAAGAGCGCGGAACGAACCACACCGACCTCGATGGCGGGGCACGTCCGTTCTACGCTCTGATGATGTTTCCATACCCGTCAGCGGAGGGGCTGCACGTCGGCAACCTCTTCGCGTTCACGGGGAACGACATCTATGGACGATTCCAGCGGCTCCAAGGGCACACGGTCTTCGAGCCGATCGGCTTCGACGCATTCGGCATTCACTCGGAGAATTACGCTCTCAAGGTCGGCATCAATCCGAGGGAGCTGATTCCGCGAAACATTGCCAATTTCCGTCGCCAACTAAAGCGCGCCGGATTGATGATCGATTGGCGGCACGAGCTCTCGACGACGGATCCCTCGTACTACAAGTGGACGCAGTGGATCTTCCTCGAGCTCTTCAAACGCGGGTTGGCGTACCGCGGGCGTGCGGCCGTGAACTGGTGCCCGAAGGACAAGACGGTGCTCGCGAACGAGCAGGTCATCGCCGGCGCATGCGAGCGGTGCGGCACTAAAGTCGAGCAGCGTTTTCTCGAGCAATGGTTCTTCGCCATCACGAAATACGCGGAGCGATTGCTCGCGAATCTCGGCTGGATCGACTGGTCGGAGAGCACGACGACGGCGCAACGGAACTGGATCGGCCGGTCTGACGGCGCGGAGATCGTGTTCCGCGTTCAGGATCTGCTCGAGATGGCTGGCGCGGCGACGGTGGGCTTGAACGTCATGGCGACGACCGCCGAGCTGAATGCGCTGGCGACGGATATCAAAGTCTTCACGACGCGTCCCGACACCATCTTCGGCGCGACGTATCTCGTGCTCGCGCCGGAGCACCCGCTCGTCGACGCGCTGACGACCGACGAGCAGCGTTCGGAAGTAAACGCGTATCGAGCCAGCGCCACCAAGCAGGATATCGTCACGCGCAAGGTGAACAAGGAAAAGACAGGTGTCTTCACCGGCGCATACGCGACCAACCCGGCGACGGGCCACCCGATTCCGATCTGGATCGCCGACTACGTGCTCATGGAATACGGTACCGGCGCGATCATGGCGGTGCCGGGACACGACGAGCGCGATTTCGAATTCGCTAAGGCCTTCGGGCTGCCGGTCGTGCGCGTCGTCGCGCCGCGCGGCGCGCCGGCGGCTCATGTCGATTCGCAAAACCGCGACGAGCACCCGCCGCTCGAGGAGCCGTATCTGGACACGGAGAATGCGCACCTCGTGCATTCACGTCAGTTCAACGGTCTGTCTGTCGAAGACGCGAAGCATGCGATCGTCGCGTGGCTCGCCGAGCACGGACACGCCCAGCCGATCGTGAATTATCGCCTGCACGACTGGTGCGTCTCGCGTCAGCGGTACTGGGGCCCGCCGATCCCGATCATCCACTGCGACAAGTGCGGACCCGTCGCCGTACCGGAGAAGGATCTCCCGGTCGAGCTGCCTAACGTCGAGGACTTCCGCCCCGACGACTCGGGTCTCTCACCGTTGGCGCGCGTCGAATCGTGGTATCGCGTGCCCTGCCCGCAGTGTGGCGCGCAGGCGCGCCGCGAGACGGACGTGTCGGACACGTTCCTCGACAGCGCTTGGTATTTCCTTCGATATCCGAGCAGCGACGTATCGGATCGGCCCTTCGATGCGCGCATGACGCAGAAGTGGCTGCCGGTGAACTCGTACATCGGGGGCAACGAGCACGCCGTGCTCCACCTGCTGTATTCGCGCTTCGTGACCATGGTGCTGCACGACGCAAAGCACCTCGACTTCGAGGAGCCATACGCGAAATTTCGCGCGCACGGCATGATCATCCGCGAAGGGGCGAAGATGTCCAAGAGCCGGGGGAACGTGGTGAACCCGGACGAGTACATCGAGCGCTGGGGCGCGGATTCGTTCCGTACATATCTCATGTTCCTCGGGCCGTACGAGGAGGGTGGGGACTTCCGCGATCAGAGCATCGCTGGCGTTAGGCGCTTCCTCGATCGGCTGTGGGCGAGCGCGCACGATGCGCGCCGTACGGGCGCGCCGGACGAGCCGGTCATGCGCAAGCTGCATCAGACGATCCGCAAGGTCAGCGAGGACACGTCCCGCCTGCAGTACAACACCGCCATCGCCGCGATGATGGAGTACATAAATGTGGTGCGGGCGAAGGAGCGCACGCCCCACATCGACGAGGTCATGCCGCTCGTGCAGTTGGTCTCGCCGTTCGCCCCGCATATCGCGGAAGAACTGTGGGAGCGGTTAGGCGGACGATCGAGCATTTTCGACGCCGGGTGGCCGGCGTTCGATCCGTCGCTCGCCGCCGAGGAGCTCGCAACGGTGGCGGTTCAGGTCAACGGGAAGCTGCGCGGGACGATCCGTCTTGCGCCCGACATGGGTCAGGAGGATGCCGTGGCAGCAGCGCTCGCGGATCCCGCGATCGCCAAGTTCGTTCCGGGTCCGCCGAAGAAGGTGGTGTACAAGCCTGGGCGCATCCTCAGCCTGACAGTTGTCGGACGTTAG
- the coxB gene encoding cytochrome c oxidase subunit II, whose product MHHRFRPRRLARAALTVALAASSLVIAACTQYPNSVFHQRTDTNRDIGFLFEILIWFGSIVFVIVEAILVYTLIRFRRRSGTARQPEHVHGNTTLEITWTIVPALILVFIAIPTVRTIFRTQSRAASGALQVEVIGHQWWWEFRYPQYTSRSPTGKLDTVVTANELYLPKGRTVNFTLHSNDVIHSFWVPSLSGKRDLIANHTNYLWFTPDSAASTAYNGFCVEYCGASHANMRFRTFVVTPDEFASWIAHQETPAAFATPIPTPPAANPAAAVAATTASAVRGGAGAVAARAAAPEVTPPTSVAQAGFIAFPRDKMPAYTVPETPTPDIQYSDPYGDPARGATLLLHGQGACLGCHTIRGNPSMIGQIGPNLTHVGSRTTIAAGLYPNDARHLALWIKNARKMKPGVLMPTIGLNEYDPQLNTTMKAGLTDQQIADIVAYLQALK is encoded by the coding sequence ATGCATCATCGATTCCGCCCGCGCCGGCTCGCTCGTGCCGCGCTGACGGTAGCGCTGGCGGCTTCCTCGCTCGTCATTGCCGCCTGCACTCAATATCCGAATTCGGTCTTCCACCAACGGACGGACACCAATCGCGACATCGGATTTCTCTTTGAGATCCTGATCTGGTTCGGCTCCATCGTATTCGTCATCGTCGAAGCGATTCTCGTCTATACGCTCATTCGCTTCCGTCGACGTAGCGGCACCGCGCGACAACCAGAGCACGTACACGGCAACACGACGCTCGAGATCACGTGGACGATCGTCCCCGCGTTGATCCTCGTGTTCATCGCGATTCCTACGGTCCGCACGATCTTCCGCACGCAGAGCCGCGCCGCGAGCGGCGCGCTGCAGGTCGAAGTGATCGGCCACCAATGGTGGTGGGAATTCCGATATCCTCAATACACGTCGCGAAGCCCAACGGGAAAGCTCGACACCGTCGTCACGGCGAACGAGCTCTACCTGCCGAAGGGCCGCACCGTGAACTTCACGCTGCACTCGAACGACGTGATTCACTCGTTCTGGGTGCCGTCGCTTTCGGGCAAGCGCGACCTCATCGCAAACCACACGAATTATCTCTGGTTCACACCAGACTCGGCGGCATCGACTGCGTACAACGGCTTTTGTGTCGAGTATTGCGGCGCGTCGCACGCGAACATGCGGTTTCGCACGTTTGTCGTGACGCCTGACGAGTTCGCGAGCTGGATCGCGCATCAGGAGACACCCGCCGCGTTCGCAACGCCAATTCCAACGCCACCCGCGGCAAATCCAGCTGCTGCGGTTGCCGCTACGACCGCTTCCGCCGTACGGGGCGGCGCCGGCGCGGTTGCCGCACGCGCTGCCGCGCCGGAAGTGACGCCGCCGACTTCAGTCGCGCAGGCCGGCTTCATCGCGTTCCCGCGTGATAAGATGCCGGCGTACACGGTTCCCGAAACGCCGACGCCCGATATCCAGTACAGCGATCCATACGGCGATCCGGCACGCGGCGCCACGCTCCTCCTGCATGGTCAGGGGGCATGTCTCGGCTGCCATACGATTCGCGGCAATCCGAGCATGATCGGCCAGATCGGACCGAACCTTACGCACGTCGGGAGCCGCACCACGATCGCTGCCGGGCTGTATCCCAACGACGCGCGACATCTCGCCCTGTGGATCAAGAACGCGCGCAAGATGAAGCCGGGCGTGCTCATGCCGACGATCGGGCTCAACGAGTACGATCCGCAGCTGAACACGACGATGAAGGCCGGTCTCACCGACCAGCAAATCGCCGACATCGTGGCGTACCTGCAGGCGCTGAAGTAG
- a CDS encoding plastocyanin/azurin family copper-binding protein — protein MSSVFLSKSSALLRPSETTTITATAKDANGNTITGHTVTWNNSNSSVASMATNGAAATLTASVLGTTSLTATVDQVTSQAASITVTNSFPTSLGVTVGPGGSYSFDPAQADIGAGATVTFTWAGGVTHNLTWLTTPSPTPPNSGDMSSGSVQVTLNTPGTYNYHCTIHAGMDGSITVH, from the coding sequence GTGAGCAGCGTCTTCCTCAGCAAGAGTTCAGCTCTTCTCAGGCCGTCAGAGACGACGACGATTACGGCGACGGCGAAAGACGCGAACGGCAATACCATCACCGGCCACACCGTCACGTGGAACAACAGCAATTCGTCCGTGGCGAGTATGGCGACGAACGGCGCGGCGGCGACGCTCACGGCATCGGTGCTCGGCACGACATCGTTGACGGCGACGGTCGATCAGGTCACGAGCCAAGCGGCGTCGATCACGGTGACGAACAGCTTCCCGACTTCGCTGGGCGTGACGGTTGGTCCCGGTGGCTCGTACAGCTTCGATCCGGCCCAGGCTGACATCGGCGCCGGTGCCACGGTGACATTCACGTGGGCAGGTGGCGTTACGCACAACTTGACCTGGCTGACGACGCCGTCCCCGACGCCCCCGAACAGCGGTGACATGTCATCCGGTTCCGTCCAGGTGACACTGAATACCCCAGGCACGTACAACTATCACTGCACGATTCACGCGGGAATGGACGGCTCGATTACCGTCCACTGA
- a CDS encoding methyl-accepting chemotaxis protein has protein sequence MSPTMIWKRVRRSTPKKQSGGSLRRRYVFSTGGVAIALLVVVTAVGSVALSTSMRQQQNAVLSDAARRSALLVDRVLAERLRQVDLIAWESSVIDAAKRGSTLSRQRGLPLLTISALEDRFKATRSQQVDSTALEFLLDLLPKLDIAEVVLTDQYGYNAVVTSPSNDFVQSDEDWWQEAWKSGVTSASATEDQATGETVVELSRAVRDHGRRVGVVKAKFGLANVDSALIQAGVGTSLRVDLIDAAGHIIASSAGGTRFRVLTRADELTRVVSDNIVYFGSATTEQRGAVAVANDGHWRLVAHGNEAALDAPIFRAQLALFGGAVIVLFAVVGALILVSRSIERRITSPAAALAELAEAVAAGDLSRQARHAGGEDEIGRLTRAVAAMVAELRRLASALGSSAQETSAMSAEITAGTEEMAASAGEIAHTASELSQQATGMAQSIQSLSSSAEQLVRIAGELRDGAHEGVSRNEQLRGLSLESRTKLDESSKALEMLAKDVGASAAAIEGLASASLEVRSFVTLVQKLARQSKLLALNAAMEAARAGEHGQGFAVVASEVRRLAAMSSEAAQRTEQVMGGVLRGIDESRASSERSVSTVRQVLEATEHGSRSFVAVQEAVESNEAWTTAIERAATSANSLVAEITKRLTQLSSGTESFAAAMQQVAASSEEQSASTQEIAAAAAALSSAAERLSQLVANLRLESATQTDGPPSERKSAAASERRAGLDLGHLPDPAAA, from the coding sequence ATGTCGCCGACCATGATCTGGAAACGAGTTCGCCGCAGCACGCCGAAGAAGCAGAGTGGGGGCTCGTTGCGGCGACGCTACGTCTTCTCCACCGGCGGCGTCGCCATCGCTTTGCTCGTCGTCGTCACCGCGGTCGGCAGCGTCGCTCTCTCGACGTCGATGCGGCAGCAACAGAACGCCGTGCTCTCCGATGCCGCTCGCCGATCCGCTTTGCTGGTCGATCGCGTCCTCGCGGAGCGGTTGCGGCAGGTCGATCTCATTGCGTGGGAGTCGTCGGTGATCGACGCGGCGAAGAGAGGAAGCACTCTCTCGCGCCAGCGCGGCCTTCCGCTTCTGACCATCTCGGCGCTCGAGGACCGATTCAAGGCGACGCGCTCGCAGCAAGTCGACTCCACCGCGCTCGAATTTTTGCTCGATCTCCTCCCGAAGCTCGACATCGCGGAGGTGGTGCTAACCGACCAGTACGGATACAACGCGGTGGTCACGTCGCCCTCCAACGATTTCGTGCAGAGCGACGAGGATTGGTGGCAGGAGGCCTGGAAGAGCGGGGTGACCTCCGCCAGCGCGACGGAAGATCAGGCGACCGGCGAAACGGTCGTCGAGCTTTCGCGAGCGGTGCGCGACCATGGTCGGCGCGTCGGGGTGGTCAAGGCGAAGTTCGGACTCGCCAACGTAGACTCCGCGCTGATTCAGGCCGGTGTCGGTACGTCGCTGCGCGTCGATCTCATCGATGCTGCGGGCCACATCATCGCGAGCTCCGCGGGAGGTACCCGCTTTCGGGTTCTCACTCGGGCCGACGAGCTGACGCGTGTGGTCAGCGATAACATCGTGTATTTCGGATCGGCGACGACGGAGCAGCGGGGCGCGGTGGCGGTGGCCAACGATGGACACTGGCGACTCGTCGCGCACGGCAATGAAGCCGCACTCGACGCACCGATTTTCAGAGCGCAGCTGGCACTCTTCGGTGGCGCAGTGATCGTTCTCTTCGCGGTCGTTGGTGCGCTCATACTAGTGAGCCGATCAATCGAACGTCGCATCACTTCTCCCGCGGCGGCGCTCGCCGAGCTCGCCGAGGCGGTGGCCGCTGGCGACCTATCACGGCAAGCACGTCATGCCGGCGGCGAGGACGAAATCGGTCGGCTCACGCGCGCCGTCGCGGCAATGGTTGCGGAGCTACGTCGGCTCGCGAGTGCACTTGGTTCGTCGGCACAGGAAACGTCCGCGATGTCGGCCGAGATTACTGCTGGTACCGAAGAGATGGCGGCATCGGCCGGTGAGATCGCGCATACGGCAAGCGAGTTGTCGCAGCAGGCCACGGGGATGGCGCAGTCGATTCAGTCGTTGTCCTCGTCCGCGGAGCAGCTCGTGCGGATTGCGGGTGAGCTTCGAGACGGCGCACATGAGGGCGTGTCGCGGAACGAGCAGCTGCGCGGCCTCTCACTCGAGAGTCGCACGAAGCTCGACGAAAGCTCGAAGGCACTCGAGATGCTTGCGAAGGACGTCGGCGCGAGCGCCGCCGCGATCGAGGGACTTGCTTCGGCATCGCTCGAGGTTCGGAGCTTCGTAACGCTCGTACAAAAACTTGCGCGACAATCAAAGCTGCTCGCGCTCAACGCTGCGATGGAAGCAGCGCGTGCCGGCGAGCATGGCCAGGGCTTCGCGGTAGTCGCGAGCGAAGTTCGCCGACTCGCGGCAATGTCGTCTGAGGCGGCGCAGCGCACGGAGCAGGTCATGGGGGGCGTATTGCGCGGAATCGACGAGTCTCGCGCGTCGAGCGAGCGATCGGTCTCGACGGTGCGTCAGGTGCTCGAAGCCACCGAACACGGCTCACGTTCGTTCGTCGCAGTGCAGGAGGCGGTGGAAAGCAACGAAGCCTGGACGACAGCGATCGAGCGAGCGGCGACGTCGGCCAATTCACTCGTCGCCGAGATCACGAAGCGCCTGACGCAACTCAGCTCTGGCACCGAGTCATTCGCCGCCGCCATGCAGCAAGTCGCGGCATCGAGTGAAGAGCAGAGCGCGAGCACCCAGGAAATCGCAGCAGCGGCGGCCGCGCTCTCCAGCGCTGCCGAGCGACTGTCGCAGCTCGTCGCGAATTTGCGGCTCGAGTCGGCGACGCAGACGGATGGTCCGCCATCAGAGCGAAAATCCGCGGCGGCGAGCGAGCGGCGCGCGGGCCTGGACCTGGGTCACCTGCCCGACCCCGCGGCCGCATAG
- a CDS encoding isoaspartyl peptidase/L-asparaginase has translation MSVSRRDFLGTGAVAAASLALPSSAQANPLISLAELGAPTATAPARRPIVVCSANGFYRDNPGGSPIKKAYDLIVGGVDPLDAAIAGVNMVELDPSDMSVGLGGLPNEDGVVQLDASCMHGPTKRAGAVGCLEDIATPSLVAKAVMDRTDHIFLVGAGAKKFAIEMGFKEQNLLTDKSREAWLKWKSRLNPNDSWLDVPDDSAAPHRPRVTPAPHGNEDDHVFLDEHGVPHTFGTINMNVVDAKGDIGSVTTTSGISWKIAGRVGDSPIIGAGQYCDNAIGAAGSTGRGESNIKVCGAFLAVELMRQGKSPEEALLEVMRRVIAMTEKRLLDDKGRPYFDLSYYAVTKDGRYAGSAAYEGATFAVCDATGPRIESAVYLFKRDERPGPR, from the coding sequence ATGTCCGTCTCGCGCCGCGATTTCCTCGGCACCGGTGCCGTCGCCGCCGCCAGCCTCGCGCTCCCCTCTTCCGCCCAAGCGAATCCGTTGATCTCGCTCGCCGAGCTAGGCGCACCAACTGCGACCGCGCCGGCTCGGCGGCCGATTGTGGTGTGCTCGGCAAACGGATTCTATCGCGACAACCCCGGCGGCAGCCCGATCAAGAAGGCCTACGACCTGATCGTCGGCGGTGTCGATCCCCTCGACGCGGCGATCGCCGGCGTCAACATGGTCGAGCTGGATCCGAGCGACATGAGCGTCGGGCTCGGAGGATTGCCTAACGAGGACGGCGTCGTCCAGCTCGACGCGAGCTGCATGCATGGTCCCACGAAGCGCGCCGGCGCCGTTGGCTGCCTCGAAGACATCGCCACGCCGTCGCTCGTTGCCAAAGCGGTCATGGACCGTACCGACCACATCTTCCTCGTCGGTGCGGGCGCGAAGAAGTTCGCGATCGAGATGGGCTTCAAAGAGCAGAACTTGCTCACCGACAAGTCGCGCGAGGCGTGGCTCAAGTGGAAATCGCGTCTGAATCCGAACGACAGCTGGCTCGACGTCCCAGATGATTCCGCCGCTCCCCACCGGCCACGCGTGACGCCCGCACCGCACGGCAACGAGGACGACCACGTCTTCCTCGACGAGCACGGCGTGCCGCACACCTTCGGCACGATCAACATGAACGTGGTCGACGCCAAGGGCGACATCGGTTCGGTGACAACGACCAGCGGCATCTCATGGAAGATTGCTGGCCGGGTCGGCGATAGCCCGATCATCGGCGCGGGACAGTACTGCGACAACGCCATCGGCGCCGCCGGTTCTACTGGACGCGGCGAGTCGAATATCAAGGTCTGCGGCGCCTTCCTCGCCGTCGAGTTGATGCGCCAGGGGAAATCCCCCGAGGAGGCGCTGCTCGAGGTCATGCGTCGAGTGATCGCGATGACCGAGAAGCGCCTGCTCGACGACAAGGGCCGGCCCTACTTTGATCTCAGCTACTACGCCGTGACAAAGGACGGCCGCTACGCCGGGTCGGCGGCGTACGAGGGCGCGACGTTCGCCGTCTGCGACGCGACTGGTCCGCGCATCGAGTCAGCAGTCTACCTCTTCAAGCGCGACGAGCGGCCCGGTCCGCGTTAG
- a CDS encoding aspartate ammonia-lyase produces the protein MAAPPPPAQSAPGASIRDQLRQAQFLEGLTESALHQLSRLVTARTYECDAVLFDEGAPRTFLAILATGAVAIEKTVQGRPVRLVTLGAGEALGEGLLLDDSPHGTSARAVQRTEAYVITAAQVQEMLKELPALYAALVARAARTISRRLAATDATLVGHGRTLGFTGSRTRREHDLLGEREVPDDALYGVQTLRALENFPITGIPLREFPELVEALAAVKEAAALSNAELGLLDQSIADVIVRAAEEIRAGRHHEHFLVDMIQGGAGTSTNMNANEVIANRALELMGKPRGDYASVHPNNHVNLSQSTNDVYPTAVKLALHRSIDELRAAETALANAFLAKGKEFATLIKMGRTQLQDAVPMTLGQEFRAFGHTILEDVERLAEVQRLISEINMGATAIGTGINAPRGYSNVVREHLARITRQQLVTAPDLVEATMDTGVFVQLSGVLKRCAVKLSKICDDLRLLSSGPRAGLGEINLPAMQPGSSIMPGKVNPVIPEVVNQVCFDVIAADVAVTLAAGAGQLQLNVFEPLIAFRLLSAISEMRNACVVLRERCVRGITANADRLRYFVEQSIGVVTALVPAIGYERATQVAKEALDSGRGVYDVVCEQGLLTRQELDRLLDPEAMTGDGAETHGGSRTP, from the coding sequence ATGGCCGCACCACCACCTCCAGCTCAATCCGCGCCCGGCGCGTCGATTCGCGACCAGTTGCGTCAGGCGCAATTTCTGGAGGGACTCACCGAGTCGGCACTGCACCAACTGTCGCGACTCGTCACCGCTCGAACCTACGAGTGCGACGCGGTGCTTTTCGACGAGGGCGCGCCGCGCACTTTTCTGGCGATTCTCGCCACCGGCGCAGTCGCGATCGAGAAGACGGTGCAAGGCCGGCCCGTTCGGCTCGTGACGCTCGGCGCCGGTGAAGCGTTAGGTGAGGGATTGCTGCTCGACGATTCGCCGCATGGGACGAGCGCTCGCGCGGTTCAGCGGACCGAGGCGTATGTCATCACGGCGGCGCAAGTTCAGGAAATGCTCAAGGAGCTCCCGGCGCTGTACGCGGCGCTCGTCGCGCGCGCGGCGCGCACGATCTCGCGCCGGCTTGCCGCGACGGACGCGACACTCGTTGGGCACGGACGCACACTCGGTTTTACCGGATCGCGGACGCGACGGGAACACGACCTGCTCGGCGAGCGCGAGGTACCCGACGACGCGCTCTACGGCGTGCAGACGCTCCGCGCACTGGAGAACTTTCCGATCACGGGCATCCCGCTGCGCGAATTCCCCGAGCTCGTCGAGGCACTCGCGGCGGTGAAGGAAGCGGCGGCGCTGTCGAACGCCGAGCTTGGACTTCTCGACCAGTCGATCGCCGATGTGATTGTGCGCGCGGCGGAAGAGATCCGCGCCGGCCGGCATCATGAGCATTTCCTCGTCGACATGATCCAGGGCGGCGCGGGGACATCGACGAACATGAACGCCAACGAGGTGATCGCGAATCGCGCGCTCGAGCTGATGGGCAAGCCGCGTGGCGACTATGCGTCGGTGCATCCCAACAATCACGTCAATCTCAGCCAGTCGACGAACGACGTCTATCCTACGGCGGTGAAGCTCGCGCTCCACCGCTCGATCGACGAGTTGCGCGCCGCGGAAACGGCGCTTGCCAATGCGTTCCTTGCAAAAGGAAAAGAGTTCGCGACGCTGATCAAGATGGGACGCACGCAGCTGCAGGATGCCGTGCCGATGACGTTAGGCCAGGAGTTTCGCGCCTTTGGACACACGATCCTCGAGGACGTCGAGCGACTGGCCGAAGTGCAACGGCTGATCAGCGAGATCAACATGGGCGCGACGGCGATCGGCACGGGGATCAATGCACCTCGCGGCTATTCGAATGTCGTGCGCGAGCACCTGGCGCGCATAACGCGGCAGCAGCTGGTGACAGCGCCCGATCTCGTCGAAGCGACGATGGACACCGGCGTCTTCGTTCAGCTGTCCGGCGTGCTCAAGCGCTGCGCGGTGAAGCTCTCGAAAATCTGCGATGACCTGCGGCTGCTCAGCTCGGGGCCACGCGCCGGCCTCGGCGAAATCAACCTTCCCGCGATGCAGCCCGGCTCGTCGATCATGCCAGGGAAGGTCAATCCTGTCATTCCCGAAGTGGTGAATCAGGTCTGCTTCGACGTGATCGCCGCCGATGTCGCCGTGACTCTCGCCGCGGGCGCCGGGCAACTCCAGCTGAATGTCTTCGAGCCGCTGATCGCGTTCCGACTGCTGTCCGCGATCAGTGAGATGCGCAATGCGTGCGTCGTCCTGCGCGAGCGATGTGTGCGCGGTATAACGGCAAACGCAGACCGCCTGCGATACTTCGTCGAGCAGTCGATCGGTGTCGTCACGGCGCTCGTACCGGCAATCGGCTACGAACGCGCGACGCAGGTGGCGAAGGAGGCCCTCGACAGCGGACGCGGCGTGTACGACGTGGTTTGCGAGCAGGGTTTGCTCACGCGGCAGGAACTCGATCGGCTGCTCGATCCGGAAGCGATGACGGGCGACGGTGCAGAGACTCACGGAGGATCGAGAACGCCCTAA